A stretch of the Glycine soja cultivar W05 chromosome 13, ASM419377v2, whole genome shotgun sequence genome encodes the following:
- the LOC114382365 gene encoding uncharacterized protein LOC114382365, translating into MEYILALPAQKEGSLVDVKKPKMKNEEASNNKKRLMEHDLPKSGNEMGAANTKTNNGKRTSKKHEKEKVPKIYPYFRHNYEKKGDNWEENKDEIATEKIKSKRKRRPKKHEPEGDCEEKIDPESCCYGSDIGLVEDMLLADGKIKSKERRKKKKKKKAVQDKLWENGDDAETKKFILKKREPEGDNREKADPELCCYGSNIGFVEDMLLADGKIKSKQKKKKKAVQDKLWENGDDTETSKFILKKRESQGDNREKIDPESCCYDCNIEFVEDKLPADGKIKSKEKKNKKVAEDNLWENGDDTEIDKFILTKCEPQGGNEEKIHPESCCGCDIGFAEDKLLADGKIKPKEKKKKKKKVQNKLWENGDDTEISKFILKKRESQGDNVEKIDPESCCYGCHIEFVEDKLPADGKIKSKEKKKKKAVEDELWENGDDAEPSLLKLKKTGPEVHKHKVQVGVRYVSPYFHNDNAKKINFESFDKVKENGNGSKSISIISKKRKSNSQKTVEESAKVRKVSPYFQIDNVKKTVEVDALDHENEFDSAALMGTCGYMVQDREEENGDNIAIEKIKSKCKGRYKKLEPVEHDPVHKFLPFFQCDNEKKVDADSHFEIGSIASQGIGSSFLRDKLLEDENEMKNGTIKFKKKKKKNKAFTNKLQENGNDAETCNVKPRKMESVVQKNIAQVGVRYVSPYFHNDSEEKIKGKPLDMESKSGSIALPTFGNSIENKLDGNNSGEKIKQHGLDSHIDSVVVRSASGDFEELYGNGNEIEIIKVKSKKRRKSNSKKTSKEHDKVRKVSPYFQNDKEKTVNVEALDRENVFDSVSLVGKYGDKVAFEKFKFQGKKTSAKNKILEHAQIQKVSPFFLSNKGKKVDDGSCCYDSEIGFSALPGTGGGFLEDKLPEDGNAIEKAMTKLKKKKVIANKLQENGNDAETFNVKPKMTKSVVQENIVQVGVRYVSPYFHNDSGKKFNVQPSNKESKSESMVLPTFGNFVEDKLVENNGGKNVKQQSIETHADSVVLTAASGNFSEDGLQKIRNEIATIKVKSKKRKSNSRKTAEELAKVRKVSPYFQNDNEKTVNVKEHDHESDLDSVALMGTCTFGGKIPIEKFRYEGKRTSKKDETAGHTQIQKVSPFFETDNVKKIGAESSCTAGRLLEHKLQEDGNVTENGMINVKRKVISNKLQENGNNATTSKVKPKKKKPLVQKNGHGIRYVSPYFCNDSGKKVNVKPFDKGSTSESIALHTCKNFVEDKLEENKSNCSNKSIEIKRFPPASEKWDEAYKRKTPDNTWKPPRSEIVLIQEDHLHDPWRVLVICMLLNRTAGGQTKKVVSNFFKLCPDAKSCTQVTREEIEKTIKTLGFQHKRAEMLQRLSEEYLDESWTHVTQLHGVGKYAADAYAIFVTGMWDRVTPTDHMLNYYWEFLHSIKHEL; encoded by the exons ATGGAGTACATTTTAGCGTTGCCTGCGCAGAAAGAAGGAAGTTTGGTTGATGTAAAGAAGCcaaagatgaagaatgaagaagctTCCAACAACAAAAAGAGGTTGATGGAACATGATTTGCCAAAGAGTGGCAATGAAATGGGAGCTGCAAACACCAAAACCAATAACGGGAAGAGAACGTCTAAAAAGCATGAGAAAGAGAAAGTTCCAAAGATTTATCCGTACTTTCGGCACAACTATGAGAAGAAGGGA GACAATTGGgaagaaaataaagatgaaattgCAACTGAAAAGATCAAATCCAAAAGGAAGAGAAGGCCCAAGAAGCATGAGCCTGAAGGTGACTGTGAGGAGAAAATTGATCCCGAATCATGTTGTTATGGCTCTGACATTGGACTTGTTGAAGATATGCTGCTCGCAGATGGAAAGATTAAATCCAAGgaaaggaggaagaagaagaagaagaagaaagcagtTCAGGATAAGCTGTGGGAGAATGGTGATGATGCTGAAACCAAAAAATTCATACTCAAGAAGCGTGAACCTGAAGGTGACAACAGAGAGAAGGCTGATCCTGAGTTGTGTTGTTATGGCTCTAACATTGGATTTGTTGAAGATATGCTGCTGGCAGATGGAAAGATTAAATCtaagcaaaagaagaagaaaaaagcagTTCAAGATAAGCTGTGGGAGAATGGTGATGATACTGAAACCAGTAAATTCATACTCAAGAAGCGTGAGTCTCAAGGTGACAACAGGGAGAAGATCGATCCTGAGTCATGTTGTTATGACTGTAACATTGAATTTGTTGAAGATAAGCTGCCGGCGGATGGAAAGATTAAATCTAAggaaaagaagaataagaaagTGGCTGAGGATAACCTGTGGGAGAATGGTGATGACACTGAAATCGATAAATTCATACTCACGAAGTGTGAGCCTCAAGGTGGCAACGAGGAGAAGATTCATCCTGAATCCTGTTGTGGCTGTGACATTGGATTTGCCGAAGATAAACTGCTGGCAGATGGAAAGATTAAACCcaaggaaaagaagaagaaaaagaagaaagttcaGAATAAGCTGTGGGAGAATGGTGATGACACTGAAATCAGTAAATTCATACTCAAGAAGCGTGAGTCTCAAGGTGACAATGTGGAGAAGATTGATCCTGAGTCATGTTGTTATGGCTGTCACATTGAATTTGTTGAAGATAAGCTGCCGGCGGATGGAAAGATTAAATCcaaggaaaagaagaagaagaaagcggTTGAGGACGAGCTTTGGGAAAATGGTGATGATGCTGAACCCAGTCTATTAAAACTCAAGAAAACGGGACCTGAAGTTCATAAACATAAAGTTCAGGTTGGTGTTAGATATGTTTCACCTTATTTTCATAATGATAATGCAAAGAAGATAAATTTTGAATCATTTGATaaggtgaaagaaaatggaaatggATCCAAATCCATCAGCATTATATCCAAGAAGAGAAAATCTAATAGCCAGAAAACTGTTGAGGAGAGTGCCAAAGTTAGAAAGGTTTCTCCTTACTTTCAGATTGACAATGTGAAGAAGACCGTCGAAGTAGATGCACTTGATCatgaaaatgaatttgattCTGCTGCTTTAATGGGTACTTGTGGATACATGGTGCAAGACAGGGAGGAAGAGAATGGAGATAACATTGCAATTGAAAAGATTAAATCCAAGTGCAAGGGAAGATACAAGAAGCTTGAGCCTGTTGAGCATGATCCAGTTCATAAGTTTTTGCCATTCTTTCAATGTGACAATGAGAAGAAGGTTGATGCTGATTCACATTTTGAGATTGGATCCATTGCTTCACAAGGTATTGGTAGTAGCTTCCTTAGAGATAAGCTGCTGGAggatgaaaatgaaatgaaaaatggaACAATTAaattcaagaagaagaaaaagaagaacaaagCCTTCACAAATAAGCTGCAAGAAAATGGAAATGATGCTGAAACTTGTAATGTTAAACCCAGGAAGATGGAATCTGTGGTTCAGAAAAATATAGCCCAGGTTGGTGTTAGATATGTTTCCCCTTATTTTCATAATGATAGTGAGGAGAAGATTAAAGGCAAACCATTGGATATGGAAAGCAAATCTGGATCCATTGCTTTACCCACCTTTGGAAATTCCATTGAGAATAAACTGGACGGAAATAATAGTGGGGAGAAGATTAAACAACACGGACTTGATAGTCATATTGATTCTGTTGTGGTTAGATCTGCTTCTGGAGACTTTGAGGAACTGTATGGGAAtggaaatgaaattgaaataattaaagttaaatCCAAGAAGAGGCGAAAATCCAATAGTAAAAAAACTTCCAAGGAGCATGACAAGGTTCGGAAGGTTTCTCCTTACTTTCAGAATGACAAGGAGAAAACAGTTAATGTAGAAGCGCTTGATCGTGAAAATGTTTTTGATTCAGTTTCTTTAGTGGGTAAGTATGGTGATAAGGTTGcatttgaaaaatttaaattccaaGGCAAGAAAACATCTGCAAAGAACAAGATATTGGAGCATGCTCAAATTCAAAAGGTTTCTCCTTTCTTTCTAAGTAACAAAGGGAAGAAAGTTGATGATGGATCATGTTGTTATGACAGTGAGATTGGATTCAGTGCTTTACCTGGTACCGGTGGTGGCTTCCTTGAAGATAAGCTGCCAGAGGATGGAAATGCAATTGAGAAGGCAATGActaaattgaaaaagaagaaagtcatTGCAAATAAGCTGCAAGAGAATGGAAATGATGCTGAAACTTTTAATGTTAAACCCAAGATGACAAAATCTGTGGTTCAGGAAAATATAGTCCAGGTTGGTGTTAGATATGTCTCCCCTTATTTTCACAATGACAGTGGGAAGAAGTTTAATGTTCAACCATCGAATAAGGAAAGCAAGTCTGAATCCATGGTTTTACCTACCTTTGGAAATTTCGTGGAGGATAAACTGGTGGAAAATAATGGAGGGAAAAATGTTAAACAACAGTCAATTGAAACTCATGCTGATTCTGTTGTGTTAACAGCTGCTTCTGGAAACTTCTCTGAGGATGGACTGcaaaaaattagaaatgaaattgcaaccattaaagttaaatcaaagaagagaaaatctaATAGCAGGAAAACAGCTGAGGAGCTTGCCAAGGTTCGGAAGGTTTCTCCTTACTTTCAGAACGACAATGAGAAGACAGTTAATGTAAAAGAACATGACCATGAAAGTGACCTTGATTCTGTTGCTTTAATGGGTACTTGTACTTTTGGAGGTAAAATTCCAATTGAAAAGTTTAGATATGAAGGCAAGAGAACTTCTAAAAAGGATGAGACAGCTGGGCATACTCAAATTCAAAAAGTTTCTCCTTTCTTTGAAACTGACAATGTGAAGAAGATTGGTGCTGAATCAAGTTGTACTGCTGGTAGGCTCCTTGAACATAAGCTGCAAGAGGATGGAAATGTAACTGAAAATGGAATGATTAATGTCAAGAGGAAAGTCATTTCAAATAAACTGCAAGAGAATGGAAATAATGCCACAACTAGTAAAGTTAAACCCAAGAAGAAAAAACCTCTAGTTCAGAAAAATGGCCATGGTATTAGATATGTTTCCCCGTATTTTTGTAATGATAGTGGTAAGAAGGTTAATGTCAAACCTTTTGATAAGGGAAGCACGTCTGAATCCATTGCTTTGCATACCTGCAAAAACTTCGTAGAGGATAAACTGGAGGAAAATAAATCTAATTGCAGTAACAaatctattgaaattaaaagattCCCTCCTGCTTCTGAGAAGTGGGATGAGgcttacaaaagaaaaacaccTGATAATACATGGAAGCCTCCACGGTCTGAGATTGTTCTCATTCAAGAGGATCATCTTCATGACCCTTGGAGGGTGTTGGTTATTTGTATGCTTCTCAATCGGACTGCTGGTGGCCAG